The DNA region GATGCTTCAGGCATGAATGCACCACTTGGATAACCTTTGATAATGCCCAAGTCCATCCATTTTTCAATGTTAGCATTTGCCCAATGATTCTCATAATCGGAAGCAGCCGCTGTTACCATGGTCATCTGTGATAATACTAGTGCTAGTGTTAGTAATACCGACATTCCTTTTTTCATCTTATTTAACATTTTTTTCTCCTATATATTATATTTTTTTTAATCACATACGTGAATTAAAACTTGTTTGATACCTAACTTGTAGGCATAGGCACTGTATCATTGGCTCACATTCAATCATTTATGCTTTGGCCAACTTATAACGCTCTATAGATTCTATTCTATGTTTGTTCTCATTGTTCACTTCTGTGTTGTTTCTATATGTCGGTACAATCTCTTGAATCATCTCTATAAGGGTCTCATTTTCCGGAGATTTAAGAATCACTAAAAGCTCGTTCAAAGCACTTTTTAGTTCATGATAGTTGATTTCAATAGGCCTTCCAATGTGAATCTTCTCATACTTGGTATTTCTTAGCCCTTCATCATCCATAAGAAGTTCTTCGTATAGCTTCTCCCCCGGTCTTAGACCGGTGATTTTGATCTTTATGTCTTCGTTCAACTTAAGACCGGAGAGTCTTATGAGGTCTACTGCCAGATCATAGATCTTCACCGGCTCACCCATATCAAGGACGAAGATCTCGCCGCCTTTTGCTATACCGCCGGACTGAATGACCAGTTGGGCGGCTTCGGAGATGGTCATGAAGTAGCGTATGATTTCTTTATGCGTGACGGTAATCGGCCCACCTGCTTCAATCTGTTTCTTAAAAAGTGGTATGACAGAGCCGTTGCTGCCAAGAACATTACCAAACCGTACGGCCGTGAATTTTGTTTCACTTTGTTTGGCAAGGCCTTGTATAATCATCTCACAGATTCGTTTGCTGGCACCCATGATATTGGTTGGGTTGACCGCTTTGTCTGTTGAGACCATAACAAACCGTTCTACGCCGAATTCATGGGCGGCTTCGGCTATATTTTTCGTACCAAAAACATTGTTCTTGATGGCTTCTTTGGGTGCCCGTTCCATAAGTGGCACATGTTTGTGAGCGGCTGCGTGGAAGATGACATCCGGTGCATGCTCTTCTACAATGGCGAAGATGTTATCTCGGTCTCTGACCGATGCAATGATAACATCTAGATCCAACCTATCTCCATAGGTTCTAAGTAATTCATTCTGAATGTCATAGGCATTGTTCTCATAGACATCTAGGATAATAAGCTTGGAGGGTAGGAATCTGGCGATCTGTCTGCATAGTTCTGAGCCTATGGAGCCACCACCGCCTGTAACCATGATGATTTTGTCTTCAATGTAATTGGCCACTTCTGTCACATTCAGATTGACGATATCACGTCCCAATAAGTCTTCAATCTCAACATCTCTAATCTTGCTAAGGGATAGTTGCCCATCAATAATTTCTCGAATACTTGGTATGATTCTAACCTTTGCTTCTGATCGACTACATTCTTCTAAGATCTGTTTCATAGCTACTGTGGTCGAAGATGGGAGGGCGATAATAATTTCATCAATATTAAAGCGATGGGCTACACTGTATATGTCGTGATAATTACCAAGAACCTTAATACCACCAATAGACTTATAGAGTTTATGCGCATCATCATCAATAAAGCCAATGACATGCCCGTAAGACACGGAATGATTTATTATCTCACTGGCAATCAGAGTACCTGCTGCATCACTGCCTACGATTAATATATTGTTTTTATGTGCTTGCTGCATAATCGGATACTTGTTTTTGATGCGTCTAAAAAACCGGTAACTGAACCTAATAAAGCCTACGATGGTAATCTCAAAGATAGCACCAATGATATAAATACCAAAATACAACTCAATGCCCATAGAGATCAGGTAGATGGCGCCAAGGACGTTGGCTGTAATACCAGCCATGACGACTTTTAATAGCTCTTCCACGGACGCATAAGACCACAGACTGTTATATAAACCAAAATACTTATATATTAGAATCTTTCCAATAGTAAGGATAACAACCGCTCCGACGTAGGATAGAATAGTCGCCTCCGGCACATTACCTTCCGTATGTAAAAATAAAGCTAATAAAAAAGATACATTGACTGCAATAATATCTGTGACAAGTAACAACATCTGTCTACTTACTTTTTTTAACATGTATTACCCTTCTTCCGCATTGATTCACTTATTGGATTTTCACACTCTGCATCCTACTTAATGCATACTTGATGGTCCACCAGCGCAAAAAAAAGCTCTGGTTGGATTGCCAAACAAAGCTAATACATGATTCTTGTATTTTCAGTATTTGGTAACCCGGCTACCTTGGTCACTACTACCTTAAGGCCCGTGGTTTTGCGTCCCCAATTTTCATTGGGTTTGCCTTTATCAGATAACTTGATATCTTGGTTGTTTGTTGTTTATAGTCCAGTATAATAGCACATAATAATTTTGTCAATAGGACCGTGGTGGTCGGTCGCGTTAATTTAGTGTCGGAAAAGTAAGGATAGAAAAATCCTGATGAGATATTTTGAGTTCTGTAAAAACCATCTTATCATAGTTTTATAATTCATTGTACCTTTTCCATTAATTTTGCATACTTAAAAAGCCAGTCCATTTAGGATTGTGGCTACTAGACTTTAGTATATCTAAATTCGTCGGCTAAAACCCTTCCATGACTACATTGCAAACGACCTTCGTTGATACGTCCATGTATCAAACGAAGGTGGAATACATCCTTGTATTCTGGCGTTTTGCAACATAGTCATTCCAGGAACTTTATCCTCTACACATCTGATTTCACTTTTTCTTATGTCTTTTTACTAAACGTAGATCAAATGATGCCCTTAGTTTCTTTGTAAGACAATACATACCATCTACTAGCCGGGTACTACCTGCGACTGTCTGATGGTTCCAAACGTCTGTATAGGTCTTTTGTTTCCTTTTTATCTCTTTATCTACTTCTATTTTTATCTCATCTTGAATCATGCGGTGCTGTTTTTCTTGCTTGTATTTAATCAAATCACATACTTTACCATCATTGGCTACATAAGCTCTAAGTCTTGCCATCTTAGTTACACCTTTCTTTGACCATCCTAGCGGACGGCTACTTAACCTTGAAGAGAGGAGGTGGCTCACTTGACCTTCTGCACTGCAACCCATCCTTGCATATTCATCATGATTAGGTCTTATTATGGCTTCCCAGTGATTGCTTATGTATACCCTGGTTCTTCTTATCTGTTCTTTTCTATTCTCGCTATCTGAGTACTCAAGGGCTATGTCAAAGACTGTATTGACTGCTTTTTTATCTTCAGATCTTATGCCGTCATAGATTGCCTTTCTTGCATCTGATACTGAATCACCAAGATGACCTATAGCTCTCATAATTGCTTGGTTTAAATGGAATTTATCAAGCACAAAATAACACTTTGCCCCGAGCACATCCATCCCTGATTTTATCCACGATGCGCCATCTCCCATGATGTAGATATGTTCCAAATAGTCTTCATCATAAACCGCATCTATGTACTCAAGCACTTCTTCCCATAAGTCTTCACTCTTTTTGTAAACGCCTGCAAAGTAATGTTTTCCTATTAGTCTATTTCTTTTACTTCCTTGGCTTTCTTTTTCAACATCCTCAAAAATACATGCTAGACGTGGCTCTATTGTGTTGCTTTTATAGCCATTTTCTCCGACGTTTAAATCTCCCTTTTTATTGTTGAATTGTAAGGATACATGGTCTTCATCAGCATTTATATATAGGACTTTGACCTGTCTCTTTTTCTTTACAAAGGGTATTAATGCAGGTATTTCTAAGCTATGAACCTCTTTCATGACCGCTTGTTTACTGATAATATCTTCTGTATGTGTTGCATGTTCACCACTGATTCTATAGCTAGTGTCAACAACATGCTTTATGGCTTCTATAACAACATCTTCACTTTTTCTCATGTTTTTTGTAATACCACATGCTTTATCTGCAAGAAATATGAATTCACCTGTTTCTTTCGACTTAAAATAAGTCCTTTTGTACTTGATCTCACCGCATGTGCTTGTAAATGAATTAGGGACCCTAGCACGTTCAACCACGTAGTGATTGATTCGATATGCTGATTTTCTATACACCTCATCAATGCCTTCTATTGTCTCTGCAATAATCTCTCGTTGCAGCTCCTGTAATGGTTTTCCTAACTCAAGAACAAACTCTCCAATATTCATTTGATCATCATTTATAAAACTTTCTACTACTTTTTCAATCTTTTTGATACCAATCTCCATAAATTGTTGTATACTAATATGCATAAGAAAAACACCTTTCGTTGTATATTTTGGTTTCTCGCAAAACTTATAATATCACAACTTGGTGTTTTTCTTTTATCTTTATTTATCCGACACTATCTTTACGCTAACGTGGTGGTCTCAAACACTAAATAGTGATTGATAAAATTTTAATAAATACATCCCTTACGTTTGACAGCTTAAATGCCTATGTTGTAGGTGACAAATGTGATATTTGTTTTTTACTATTAAATTTGAATGACATCTTCCTCCTCAACCTCTTTTGATTGATAATAATAATAGGTCTGGTATTGTTTGGCACTCTCTACCTTCAGCTTATTGATGACAACACCTAAGATGTTGGCACCGACCTTTGTCATGGACTGAACCGCCCGCTTGGTTAAATCAATGTCCACTGCGCCTGATGCTACCACTAAGATGACCCCGTCAATATACCCGGATAAGATGGTTGCATCTGTTACCGGTGTTACCGGGGGTGTATCTAAGAATATATAGTCATATTCTTCTTTTAAAACAGTAATCAGATTCTTCATGGCATTAGAGTGTAGCAGTTCTGAAGGGTTGGTCGGAATCTTACCTGCTGTTAGTACATCTAGGTTAAGGTCTTCTACCCGTTGGATGTAGTCTACGTAGTTGTGCTCTTTCCTTAGCATATCTGCTAGGCCTTTTTTATTGGAGATCCCAAAGAGTTTATGTACCCTTGGTTTTCTCATGTCACAGTCTATCACCAGTACCCGCTCACCGTTTTGTGTCATGGTTGCGGCGATGTTGGCCAGTGTGGTGGTTTTACCTTCTCCGGGCGTGGTGCTGGTGACCAATATGGTGCGTATGTTCTTGTCTATATTGGCAAATTCTATATTGGTTCTGATGGCTCTATAGGCCTCTGATATGGATGATTTTGGGTGATTATGAACGATTATATCTTTCATGATTTTACCTCATGCTTTGTTTCTAAGTTTTTGAAGTCAACAATGGTGCCAAGGACCGGTAAGCCTAAGTGCTTCTCTATATCCTCTGCTGTCTTAAGGGTACGGTCAAATAAGATGATCAAGAAGATAATTCCGACACCAACCATGCCACCTAAAATACCACCAATAGCAACATTCATAATGAGCTTGACGTTGATGGGTGTGTATATACCAATGGCCTTGTCAATAATCTCTACATTATCCGCTTTGATGATACGCATGACTTCTTTGATAAATACATCTGTTATTGTATTAGCAATTAGCGCCGCTTGTTCGGGGTCTTCATGCTTTACAGATACTTGAAGAATCTCTGTGTTTTTGACCGGTACGGAGGTGATGCGCTCTAGTAATTGACCATAGGTCAAATCCAGCTCCAAGCGGTTGATGACTTGTTCCAGAACAATACGTGACTGAACAATCTCACTGTAGGTTACAACCAACTTCTGGCTCATGTTAATGCTACCTAGATCAAAGCTAGAAGCGATGTCACTTAAGCCTGAGCTCTTAGATCCGTTAACCATAAGTGTGGTTTTGGATTCATACATAGGTGTGATGGCAAACCGTGTATAGGAAAAAGCCATGAGTGCTGCTAGAATGACGCAGGCAATGATGATCCATTTTCTTTTCCATAGGGTCTTGATTAATTCTAATAGGTCGATTTCTTCATATTCTTGCATGATTTTGTTCCTTTACTTATAATTTGCCTGGCAAACTTTTTGGTTGATTTCATATGTACCTCTTTTTTAAAAGATATGCAAAGCAGGCCATAAGCCCGCTTTGCATATATATTATATTACTTGACTAGTTAGCGCCAAATGTTGCTGTACGTACTGTGTCATCTGCAAGGGTTGTGGTTACTGTATAGCTTACATTGCTTGACATGGTCAAAGCTTCAAGTTCATTGAATAGATCTTCAATATAACCCGCTTTGTCGCCACCTTGTATGTAAGATGCTACTTCAGTAGCACCCTTGGTCACAACGACACTCTTGTATTGTTGACCGTCATATAAAATGGTTGTAAAGTCGACACGTTCTGCAATGGTTGTTAGATCTGCTTGAACTTTTGCTAAGTTATTATAGTTATTTTTGGTAATTTCCAGTGCTTCTCTTAAAGCTTCTTTCTTCTCAGCATCTGACCAAATACCATCGCCTGATAATGCCATACCTGCATAGTCGGTACCGGATAAATCTGCTTGATCTGCATATAAGAAGATGGCTAAGGAATCAAGTAGGAAAGCTCCTGAGCCGGCATCTACGTTAGCAATGTAAGCATCATAGGTTGTATCAAATTCATTATAAGATGCGTTTAGTACTTGACGTAATATTTCTGTATAATTTGCATTTGTTGCCGCTGATATGGTGACCACTTTATCTTGAGTACCAATCGACATCTCAAAAGTTAAGGTTGTTGTAGGTGTGGTTGATCCGCCACCGCCACCGCCGCCACCTGATGGAGGGGTTGTTGCTGTGTTGTCGTCTTCGGTCACTGTCTCACCGCCAACTTCTACTTCAACGTCTTTTGATACGGTTGTTTCTGTTGGTGTCATGGTCATGGTGCTACCATTTACATTAACGACTGCTTTGGTAATCGTTCCTGTTCCCGTTACTGTGGTTGAACCGGAAAGCACTAAGTTGCCGACATTACCGGTTGAGCTTATGTTTAGCTCTGAACCTTCAGCGTTTTTCATAATGGTTAAGGTACCTACTGAACCTTCACTTACGACTAGATTCTTTACTGGTGTATTCACGGTTAAGGCTTCAAAGTCACCTTCAAGTGTTAAAGTTTCCCCAGGTCTTACGGTATAGATCTCAACGTTACCAAATCCGTTACCGGTTAAGGATCCGTCTTCTTGAAGTTTACCACCGGAATGCATATCGACTTTGTCCACTTTCGTGTTGCCGATTGCTAATATACGGATTTTTCCGTTGTGTTTGATGACACGAAGTGTGCCTACTTCTGTATTGGTTAAGGTAATCGTGTTCTCACCACCACCAAATGCTACAAGTTCACCTTCTACAATAACATTATCAAGGTCTACTTCACCATCAGCTACACCTTGTGCGATGTATAGGTTGCCTTTGATGGTGGTGTCTTTTAAGATAACGCCAGTTGAGCTGACAACAAGGTTGCCCTCATAAGTCATACCGGTTACTTCTCCCGGTTCTGTGATGAGTTCACCTGCAATATTACTGAGTAAAGTAACGGCTTCTGCTCTTGTTAAGTTGCTCATAGGTGCGAGTTCATTGTTGCTTCTTCCTTGCATATAGCCTTTTTCTACTAGGACACTCATCTGTGTTGCTGCCCAAGTCGCTACATCTGATGCATCTGTGTAGGTGCTATAGGCTGCTGCTTCTGTACCAGTCAGTTGAAAAGCATTGGTAAGTACGATCGCTGCTTCTTGACGGGTGATACGGTCATCGGGTCTAAAACGGTTGTTATGTCCGCTTACAATGCCCGCTGTGGATGCTTTTAGTACAGCATCTTCAAACCAATCGGTTGTTTTAACATCTGAAAATGTAACGTCTGTCTTTTCCTCAAGCTGAAATATATTGTTAATTACGGTTACAAATTCAGCTCTGGTGATCGATGCTTCAGGCTTGAATGCACCACTTGGATAACCTTTGATGATGCCCAAGTCCATCCATTTTTCAATGTTAGCATTTGCCCAATGATTCTCATAATCGGAAGCAGCCGCTGTTACCATGGTCATTTGTGACAATACTAATGCTAGTGTTAGTAATACCGACATTCCTTTTTTCATTTTGTTTAACATATTTCTCTCCAATACTCTTTTTTTTTATTTTTTAATCACATATGACGAAAGTGTCTATATATGTGCATTAAAACTAGGTTTTTATGCTTTGGCCAACGCATAACGTTCTACTGATTCTTTTTTATGTTTATTTTCATTGTTCACTTCCATATTGTTCCTATATGTTGGTACGATCTCTTGGACCATCTCTATGAGGGTATCGTTTTCTGGTGACTTGAGAACGAATAGAAGTTCATTTAGAGCACTTTTCAACGCAGGATAATTAATAGCATTAGGCCTTCCGATATGAATCTTCTCATACTTGGTATTTCTTAGCCCTTCTTCATCCATAAGAAGTTCTTCGTAGAGTTTCTCCCCAGGTCTTAGACCTGTGATTTTGATCTTAATGTCTTCGCCTAGCTTAAGACCGGAGAGTCTTATGAGGTCTACGGCCAGATCATAGATCTTAACCGGCTCACCCATATCAAGGACGAAAATCTCACCACCACTTGCGATGGCTCCGGATTGAATGACCAGCTGAGCCGCTTCCGAAATGGTCATAAAATAGCGTATGATTTCTTTGTGCGTGACGGTAACAGGTCCACCTGCTTCAATCTGTTTCTTAAAAAGTGGTATGACAGAGCCGTTGCTTCCAAGTACATTGCCAAATCGTACTGCTGTGAACTTGGTCTTGCTTTGCTTGGCAAGGCCTTGTACAATCATCTCACAAATTCGCTTACTGGCGCCCATGATGTTGGTAGGGTTAACCGCTTTGTCTGTTGAGACCATAACAAACCGTTCTACGCCGAATTCATGAGCGGCTTCCGCCATATTTTTCGTACCAAAAACATTGTTCTTGATGGCTTCTTTTGGAGCCCGTTCCATAAGTGGCACATGTTTGTGAGCGGCTGCGTGGAAGATGACATCCGGTGCTTGTTCTTCCACAATGGCGAAGATGTTATCTCGGTCTCTGACCGATGCAATGATAACATCTAGGTTCAGGTTATCGCCATATTCTCTATGGAGTTCATTCTGAATGTCGTAGGCATTGTTCTCGTAGATATCTAGGATAATAAGCTTGGAAGGAAGGAATCTGGCAATCTGCCTGCATAGTTCTGAGCCGATGGAGCCACCACCACCTGTGACCATGATGACTTTGTCTTCAATATAATTGGCTACCTCTGTCACATTCAGATTGACAATGTCTCGTCCAAGTAAGTCTTCAATCTCTACATCTCTAATCTTGCTAAGGGATACTTGACCATCAATAATCTCGCGGATATCCGGCACAATCTTAACTCTGGCTTCTGTTCGGTTACATTCCGCAATGATTTGCTTCATGGTAGCTGTGGTTGTAGCCGGTAGGGCAATAATAATCTCATCAATCTTAAAGCGATGGGCTACGCTATAGATGTCATAATAATTCCCAAGCACTTTGACGCCACCTATTGTTTTATAGAGCTTGTGTTCTTCATCATCAATGAAGCCGATGACTTGACCATATGCTATTGAATGGTTCTTAATCTCACTGGCAATTAAGGATCCGGTTGCGCCACTTCCTATAATCAATATTTTCTTAATATACTCTTGCCTAGTAACCGGATACTTGTTCTTGATGCGTCTAAAATATCGATAACTGAAGCGTATAAAACCAACAATGGTGATTTCAAAGATCGCACCGATGAGGTAGACACCAAAATACAACTTGACCCCCATAGAAATAAGGTAGATGGTGCCAAGGGTATTTGCAGTAATGCCTGCCATGACGACTTTTAATAACTCCTCAACCGATGCATAGGCCCATAGACTGTTGTATAAACCAAAATATCTATAGATAAAAAGTTTTCCTGTGGTGAGGATAAGGGCCGCAGCTAAGTATGAGAGCATCGTTGTATTTGGTATGTTGCCTTCGGTATGTAAAAACAAAGCCAGTAAAAATGCCCCATTTACAGCTATGATGTCTGTTACTAATAAAAACATTTGTTTTTTAATCTTTGTTACCATGAATTACACCTTCCTCATTATCCTTTAAATAAACAAAATACAATACTGTGTGCTAATGTAATGCTACATTAATTCAATGAATTTTAGAGTTGCATTAACGCCTTTATTTAATAACGATATAGCAAAAAAACGTATACCTTTATACTTGGCTTAGTTTTCTATTTAATTTTAGGGTGTGGGTAAGGTTTTATGAAATACGTATAAATATGCTACGCTATACTCTCCCTATACCTAACCTTGAGTTGATTGTCACTCGTTGGTTGTCCCTCATGTTAATTAATCTATAAAAGTATAAATCACTAACATATTATTTTGCACTGTGGATGTCAGAAATGATATGTATCAGCATTCTACTGGTACATATGTACTACAAACGTTAAGGTTTAAATGGTAGTTATGCACTATTAAAAGTAATAGTGCATAGTCTTTCATAAGTATATATTTAATAGGCATGTATGTCAAGACAGTTCCGTTGATTTTATCTAACCTTTAGGACAGGTTATGGTTCATACTGTCCTCTTATGTAAAACACCTGGTTAATAATGCCAGTACGATTAAAGAAGCAATCCAAAACCACGATTTATGAATGGGTTTGGATGTATGGATGACTCTACTTGGTTGTTCTATGAGACCGTCTTTTAACATGGTATCCGGGTTCTCTATGAATAAGCGCCCTGCCTCTTCGGTACCATATTTCTTGGCTACATACGTATAGGCCTTGGCAAGGTCCGGTCTATTAGAACTTAGGTTATGTCCGTTACTGGCGACGATGTCCACTAAGCCATGTTTTAGCATCTCTACTGCTCTAAGCTTATCCGGTTTCTGATGGCGGCCTACAATATTGTCGGCACTACACTGAATCAAGATGCCTTGCTCACGGAGCTTCAACAGATCTTCCATATGGTTGGTGAAGCATTTATAGACTTCTGCATGGGCAAGTATCGGTCGATAGCCCAGGAGGATTAATTCATTTAAAGCCTGTTTCAATTCCAAGGAGGTAAAGTCTCTGGAAAACTCAACTAAGATATACCTCGTGTTGTTCATGGTTCTGATGTTGACTTGGTCCAGTTGATTCAGGTCTTGCTTGGACAAATAGATCTCAGCGCCCAGGTAGAGCTCCATTTCCGGATAGGCTTCTTGGATATGGGTACGCAAGGTCTCAAATTCTTTTTCTATGTCTCGCTCTAACTCAACATTGCCTCGAAACTCTGCCGGATGGTTCATGTGTGGGGTTGCAACGATGGTTCTTACCCCTTGGTCATAACTAATCTTCACCATCGCCTGAGCATATTCCAGGGTATCCGGTCCATCATCGATATTCGGGATGAGATGATAATGTATGTCAAACATTGTAATCCTCCTCGGCTAATGAATTATGTCGTACTTTTGTCTGTGGGTATATAGAACTATATATTGACATTTAATAGGGTATAATAACTATATTACCAATATTTTATAGTTCTTTATAATTATATAATTTCTAATTTTGCATGTCAATGCTATCCCTTTGTTTTCTCAAACCCTTTAGGACAAGATACTCGTCAAACACTACATGGCATAGGCTTTCCTAGAGAATATAAAAACACGCCCTTAAACTAAAGGGCGTGTTGGTTTTTAATTCATATGCATTTGTATTTATTTGTTTAGTTTTCTTATGACATCGTATTGCTCGTCATGACTCTCGATGAAACCTTGTACTTTGGTCTCGATACCTGCGTAGTTGTCAAATTCTACAAAAGCTTTTTTGAGCTTACTTATGACTTCCTCGGACATATCTCTTCTTGCTGCAAGAACGTCTTTTGGTATGTCATCCGTCTTAGATATGATGGTCAACTCATTGGTCTTAATACCATTGATGGTTGCTGCTTCAAAAGCTTCATTGAAGGTAGCACCTGCGTCGACTTCGCCTTGCATAACGGCGTTGATGACGTTATCATGGTTACCAAGAAATAGTACTTTACTAAATAGGGTATCCGGATTCATGTTGTTGCTCTTGATACTATCTCTAGCATACAGATAACCGGAAGCACTTTTCTCATCCACATAACCAAAGGCTTTGTTCTTAAGATCATTTAGATTCTTAACACTACCGTCCTTACGGGCGATGATGTAACCGTTGTAGGAGCTTTTGCCGCCTACTTTTGGTGTGACCACCGGCTTAACGCCGGCTACTTCTTTTGCGTTGACATAGGCAAATGGTGAGAACCAACCGATGTCGATGATACCGTTATTAATACTATCGCTTAGAGCGTCATAGTTCTTTACAATGATGGTTCTGGCCTTAAGGCCAACGCTGTTACATACGCGTTCAAGAATCGGTATGTACATCTTCTTGATGGCTTCCGGTGCAATGAAGGGATTAACACCAAATATAATCTCGTTGTCTTTCTTGAAATTAACCGCTTCTTTTTGCAGGTCTTCCGCCATCTCACTGATCTTGTTACAAAAGTCAAGGACTTCGCCGTTCTTCTTGTTCTGGGTCTCAACCATCTCTATGGACTTATAGGTGATGTTATGGGTCTCTTCAACCGCACTTGTTACATCCTCAATGGCTTTTTCAATCTCCATAGTGGTGTTCTTCTGAACAAGGGATACCTTGGTGAGTTCAGTGATGTTGGTTTTGACTTCGTTTAAGATGCCTTCAATCTCATTAATGACTTGTGACGATTCCTTGATGACATTGTCCACATCGTTCATACGATCGCCAATCTGACTCATGGCGTTGTTGGATGTGGTAATCTTAGCTAAGATACCTTTGACCACGCCTTCAATAACTGAGATGGCTTCATCGGTCTGTTCTGCCAGCTTACGAATCTCTGTGGCAACGACGGCAAAGCCTCGTCCGGCTTCACCGGCTCTTGCAGCTTCAATGGCAGCATTGAGTGCAAGTAGATTGGTTTGGCTAGAGATCTTACGAATATAATCCACGATCTCATAAATCTTATTGGAAGAGCTCTGTAGTTCTACATTGTTATCCGTAGCTACCGTGGTTACTTCATTCAAACTGAGCATGAAATCACCGATGCTCTGTATGGTCTTCTTATTCTTCTCAAGCATCTCGATTGAGGTCTGAGAATGTCTTTCAATCTCTAAGGCACTGGTGTTTAAGTTGGTCGATGTACCTACCAGTTCGTTAATACTTGCGTTGATTTCTTCTGAACTTGCCGCGTTTTGTTCACTAAACCCTTCAATCTCATAAGATATCTTGGCCAACTTGTTGAAGGTATTGATGTTG from Petrocella atlantisensis includes:
- the phnD gene encoding phosphate/phosphite/phosphonate ABC transporter substrate-binding protein, which codes for MKFYLVSAIGLLAVQSITLFLSMGTWIDLALKVVLSILVVVGTDRIFNGTRTQQAASVVQKGDPSKSISEGLKAGLDEKLFNIAEGLGFDSQQLLWLSQDNINTFNKLAKISYEIEGFSEQNAASSEEINASINELVGTSTNLNTSALEIERHSQTSIEMLEKNKKTIQSIGDFMLSLNEVTTVATDNNVELQSSSNKIYEIVDYIRKISSQTNLLALNAAIEAARAGEAGRGFAVVATEIRKLAEQTDEAISVIEGVVKGILAKITTSNNAMSQIGDRMNDVDNVIKESSQVINEIEGILNEVKTNITELTKVSLVQKNTTMEIEKAIEDVTSAVEETHNITYKSIEMVETQNKKNGEVLDFCNKISEMAEDLQKEAVNFKKDNEIIFGVNPFIAPEAIKKMYIPILERVCNSVGLKARTIIVKNYDALSDSINNGIIDIGWFSPFAYVNAKEVAGVKPVVTPKVGGKSSYNGYIIARKDGSVKNLNDLKNKAFGYVDEKSASGYLYARDSIKSNNMNPDTLFSKVLFLGNHDNVINAVMQGEVDAGATFNEAFEAATINGIKTNELTIISKTDDIPKDVLAARRDMSEEVISKLKKAFVEFDNYAGIETKVQGFIESHDEQYDVIRKLNK
- a CDS encoding polysaccharide biosynthesis protein, with the protein product MVTKIKKQMFLLVTDIIAVNGAFLLALFLHTEGNIPNTTMLSYLAAALILTTGKLFIYRYFGLYNSLWAYASVEELLKVVMAGITANTLGTIYLISMGVKLYFGVYLIGAIFEITIVGFIRFSYRYFRRIKNKYPVTRQEYIKKILIIGSGATGSLIASEIKNHSIAYGQVIGFIDDEEHKLYKTIGGVKVLGNYYDIYSVAHRFKIDEIIIALPATTTATMKQIIAECNRTEARVKIVPDIREIIDGQVSLSKIRDVEIEDLLGRDIVNLNVTEVANYIEDKVIMVTGGGGSIGSELCRQIARFLPSKLIILDIYENNAYDIQNELHREYGDNLNLDVIIASVRDRDNIFAIVEEQAPDVIFHAAAHKHVPLMERAPKEAIKNNVFGTKNMAEAAHEFGVERFVMVSTDKAVNPTNIMGASKRICEMIVQGLAKQSKTKFTAVRFGNVLGSNGSVIPLFKKQIEAGGPVTVTHKEIIRYFMTISEAAQLVIQSGAIASGGEIFVLDMGEPVKIYDLAVDLIRLSGLKLGEDIKIKITGLRPGEKLYEELLMDEEGLRNTKYEKIHIGRPNAINYPALKSALNELLFVLKSPENDTLIEMVQEIVPTYRNNMEVNNENKHKKESVERYALAKA
- a CDS encoding CpsB/CapC family capsule biosynthesis tyrosine phosphatase → MFDIHYHLIPNIDDGPDTLEYAQAMVKISYDQGVRTIVATPHMNHPAEFRGNVELERDIEKEFETLRTHIQEAYPEMELYLGAEIYLSKQDLNQLDQVNIRTMNNTRYILVEFSRDFTSLELKQALNELILLGYRPILAHAEVYKCFTNHMEDLLKLREQGILIQCSADNIVGRHQKPDKLRAVEMLKHGLVDIVASNGHNLSSNRPDLAKAYTYVAKKYGTEEAGRLFIENPDTMLKDGLIEQPSRVIHTSKPIHKSWFWIASLIVLALLTRCFT